The Vibrio cyclitrophicus sequence GTCATTCATTGATTCTGAAATAACAGCAGATTCGACAAGCAGTAATGTAGGTAACACGCCATCACAAATTGCTGACCAACTTGCTTCAGCTTGGGCAAATTACCGCTTCCTAAATGGTCCTCTTGATGGCTTAACGATTGGTGCAGGTGCTCGTTACGTTGGTGATTCATACGCCGATAATACAGAAACTAACGTTGTTCCTTCTTACACATTGTTTGACGCAACACTGAGTTACCGAATCGAAGATTACAAGTTCCAAGTTGCAGCGAAGAACTTAGCGGACAAAGAATACGTGGCGACTTGCTCTGGTTCTTGTTTTTACGGTGATCGCCGTAACGTAATTGCGAGCGTAACCTATGACTGGTAAGCACCAGCCTCTGAACACTCTGCCCGATGGGCAGAGTGTTTCTTTAAGTGAGGCACAAGACAGTTACTGCGTGGAAGTAAGCTCAGGTGTGATTGAAGTTGTACGTGAAACAAACCAGTTCTGGCGTTTAATTCAAATGACAGCGCTCAATACGGAACAACTTTCTGCCTTTGCCATTCTATGTTCTGCTAACCCTGAGATTCGAACGATTGAACTCGGACAGTTTAAAAGCGAAGTGTTGGATTCTTTGTGTTTTGAAACTGCTGAAGGTTTAAAGGTGTTATGGCGTGAAGCCGTTATGCAAACACCTGATCTTTGGCTAAAAAACCAGAATCATAACCTTTACCCGCACAAGCAAATCCTCGACGCAGCAGGGTATCACCCAGCCAGACCAAAGCCCTTATTGGGTGAGTTGTATCGCCGTTATATTCCCGATCTTAACGCTGTTCTCACTCTCGAAGGCTTAGATTTCGACAAGCACTTAACCCTCTTCAATAAGTGGCAAAATAGCCAACGTGTTGCGAATTTCTGGGAGCAAACTGGTTCACTGGAAGAACACAAACAGTACTTAGAAGAATCACTTAAAAACACCAAAAATCAGCTTCTTATTGTGTCTTTAGACAATCAGCCTTTCGCCTACGTCGAAGTGTACTGGACCAAAGAAGACCGAATCGCACCTTATTATGCGGCGGGGGATTATGACCGAGGTATTCATATGCTGGTCGGTGAAGAATCCCACCGTGGTGCACATAAAGTAGCGGCTTGGCTGCCTTCCGTTTGCCACTTCATCTATCTATCAGATCCCCGTACAGAAAAGATTGTTAGCGAGCCAAGAGCCGATAACGACAAGATGATCGGATATCTGCAGAAATATGGATTTGCCAAAGTAAAAGAATTTGAATTTCCGCATAAACGTGCGGCTTTAATGTGTCAGTTGAAAGACAGCTTTTTCAGTAACGAGTTCTAATAATGAAGCGATAAGTACTGGTAAAGGGAGTCGGAATAGGGGCCTTGTACCCAACAATTATCATGAGGTTATACATGACGAAACAAATTAAGGAATATGATGTTCTCGGAGTAGGTTTTGGCCCTGCTAATTTATCGATAGCCATTGCGTTAGAAGAACAAGCTAAAGATAAAGGCTTGAGTTATTGCTTCTTAGAGCAAAAACCTCATTTTGAATGGCACGGCGGCATGCTGCTTGATGGAACAAGAATGCAAATCTCTTGTTTAAAAGATCTGGTGACGTTACGAAACCCAACAAGCCCATACTCGTTCGTAAACTATTTGCACACCAAAGACAGACTCAACGCTTTCATCAACCTTGGTAGCATGAACCCGTCCCGTGTTGAGTTTAACGACTACCTGACTTGGGTCGCTAATCAATTCTCAGAACGCGTAAATTATGGACAGCGAGTCATTGATATTGAAGCGATTGAAGAAAACGGTCATAGCTCAAAAGTAAAAGTTACCTCTACCGATATACATGGCAATCAGACGGTTCGAATCGCTAAGAATCTTATTGTTGGTATGGGAGGAATGCCGAAGCTACCGAAACAGTTTGAAGGCCATGATAATGAACAAATTATCCATTCTTCAAAATACAAAGCATGGCGCGAGACCTTTAAAGGAAATTCAGAGCCTAAAATCGCGATAGTCGGAGCAGGGCAGAGCGCTGCAGAAATATTCGTTGATCTAACAAACCGTTATGCAGATGGCGAGATTCATATGGTCAACCGTCGCTTCGCATTACACCCTGCCGATGACAGTCCGTTCGTTAATGAAGTGTTCGATCCTGATTTCACTGACCACATGTATGAAAGCACGCAAGAGCAGCGCGATCATATTCTTTCTCGTTTTAGTGCTACCAACTACTCGGTAGTCGATACAGAAGAGCTTAATACAATATATGAGTTACTCTATTTACAAAAAGTAACGGGAGAAGGCAAGCATCAGCATCTACGTTGCCATGACATTCAAGAGGTCGCGCAGAAAGATGACAAAGTCGCATTACGCTTGAATGACACGATCAACAAAACACAGGTATGGAATGAATACGATGCCATCATTCTTGCTACTGGTTATCGATACGATGAGTTCAACCAAATGCTGAGCTCAATTGAACCTTTGATTGATAGTAAATCGGTAGGGCGTTCATACCAACTAGACATGAAGCCAAGCTGTGACGTCAAAATCTTCCTACAGGGTTGTTGTGAATCTTCTCACGGCCTGAGTGACACGCTTCTTTCAGTGTTGGCTGTTCGTTCTAAAGAAATCGTGGATGCGCTTCTTTTTAGCTCTAACCAAACGGTTGAGACTGAAAAAGCGTAATCAACATAGCTACATAGCTACATAGCTACATAGCTACTTAGCGCCGAGCCCCTGAGTTTGGCGCTAATTTTCTAGATACATAGATAGCTCGCCTATTTTCATACTCGTTCGCTACCTTTCGCTTATTCCTACCAATAATATTCTTACTTGAGTCATCGCTATTCTCACCTCAACACTCGATTGTGTTACTGCTGGGTTTATCTTGGGTTCAAACAGAGCAACTATCGCCGATAAATCAAACAACTAGACGCTGATTAAAACTATCAATACGATTTATTACAGCAGTTGTTGAGCACAAAGCCTATATTGACTAGAATGACGCACTTTTTTTATTTACGTACATACAGGTAATGAACATGAGCGATACTAATTCAAGACCAGCTTTACCAGATCATCTTGCAGGCAACCCACGCAGCCCACACCACGTGGCTGAGTGTTTCGAATACCCAATCGGCATTCGTCTAAATGGTAAAGAGCGTACTGATGTTGAAGAATACTGCATCAGCGAAGGTTGGGTTAAGATCCCTTCTCCAAAAGCGCTAGATCGTTTTGGTCAGCCAATGCTTATTACTCTAAAAGGCACTGTAGAAGCTTTTTACATCGACGCATAATCACTTCGTGTGGCTAGCTAATACAAAGTAATTAGTTAATGTTTGTCTAATTAGTCAACATAAAGCCACCAAGCGTTGTCACCTAAAAGGGTCTAGAGAAATCTAGCCCTTTTTGTTTGCATTGATTTTGGCGAACTTCTTTAACCAATAGCCCAAACCACCTTCATAACTCGACAGATTTAACCAAAATTGTCGTTATTCACTATGCATTCGCAGTAATAACAAAGTTGCTGTTGGTTGAACTATGTTCGCTCGCTCTTTTCTTGTGCATTTACATTCGAAATTTCTGATGTTTAATTAGACAGAACCCCACAGAAATATGAAGCGTAGTCTAATTAAATGAAACTAATTTGCTGTATTTAAAGTAATTAATTGTTAATGGCTATCTCTGTCACAGAAATTAATCCTGAAGCACATACAATCCCTCCTGTTTTCGAATGAGCGTGAATTTTTTCGTTCGAGCATTTTATTCTTCCTTCGCCCAATAATATGAGGTTCCTATGTTTGGAATATTCAAACCTATGGCACATATCGATCGTTTGTCATCAGATAAGATCGATAGCACCTACACACGACTACGATGGCAGCTGTTTCTTGGCATCTTCGTTGGCTATGCGGGTTACTACTTAGTCCGTAAAAACTTTAGTTTGGCGATGCCTTATCTCATTGAACAAGGCTTTAGCCGCGGAGAACTAGGGGTAGCATTAGCAGCGGTATCTATCGCTTATGGCTTATCTAAGTTCTTAATGGGCAGTGTTTCTGACCGTTCTAACCCTCGTTACTTCCTCAGCGGTGGTTTGTTAATGTCGGCACTGGTGATGTTCTGCTTTGGCTTTATGCCATGGGCAACAGGCAGCATTACTGCAATGTTTATTCTGTTGTTCTTGAATGGTTGGTTCCAAGGTATGGGTTGGCCGGCTTGTGGACGAACCATGGTGCACTGGTGGTCACGTAAAGAGCGTGGCGAGATAGTGTCGGTATGGAACGTCGCGCACAATGTTGGCGGCGGTTTGATTGGCCCAATGTTCTTGTTGGGGCTGTGGGCTTTTAACGACGATTGGCGAACCGCTTTTTATGTTCCTGCATTTTTTGCCACTCTCGTTGCTGTCTTTGTTTGGTTTACCGTAAGAGATACGCCTCAGTCTTGTGGTCTACCTCCAATTGAAGAACACAAAAACGACTACCCAGATGATTACGACAAATCTCATGAAACTGAGATGACAGCAAAAGAGATCTTCTTTAAGTATGTCTTCAATAACAAACTGTTGTGGTCAATCGCTATCGCGAACGCGTTCGTTTACCTGATTCGTTATGGTGTACTTGATTGGGCGCCTGTTTATCTAAAAGAAGCAAAAGACTTCTCAGTAGATAAATCGTCTTGGGCTTACTTCCTGTATGAGTGGGCAGGTATTCCGGGCACGCTACTGTGTGGTTGGATTTCAGATAAGTTATTCAAAGGTCGCCGTGCGCCTGCTGGTATCTTGTTCATGGTGCTAGTGACTATCGCAGTATTGGTTTACTGGTTTAACCCTGCGGGTAACCCAACGGTTGATATGTTGGCTCTAATTGCGATTGGCTTCCTAATCTATGGTCCTGTAATGCTAATCGGCCTATACGCACTTGAGCTTGCCCCTAAAAAAGCCGCGGGTACAGCGGCTGGCTTAACCGGTTTGTTTGGTTACTTAGGCGGTGCAGTTGCTGCAAACGCAGTATTAGGCTTCATGGTTGACCATTACGGCTGGGATGGTGGTTTCACAATCTTGGTTGGCGCTTGTATCGCTTCAATCATCTGTCTGATTTACGCGTTCTTAGGTGAGCGCGCGCACCATAAACAAAAAGATCTCGAACGAGAGGAAGAAGCGCTAGCTCAGTAGTGTATTTACTGAATCACATATATCAATAACAACAGAGGCAGGTATATCCTGCTTCTGTTTTATTTAAGTGTCCATTCCCAAACAATCCTACCCACAATCTTGCTACTTGTATCCCCCCCCCATTTTGACATGTCACTGGTTTACAGCAATAACTTGCCTTGATAGGTTACTATCAATGTAGTCAGGTATTTAATCTATAAGTACTTATCGGCTCAACCTAATATTGAATTTGGAAAGATCATGGAAGAAAGAAGCAAAGCTTATCTCGATAGCTACCTAAGCACATTGCCAGCAGACTTTGCTTCGCAATATACCTCTTTTAGTGCCGACTATTACTGTGCTGACGAATACAACGCTAACCTCTGCGCTCAGTTAATTCTTAAGGGTGAAAAACAGGCGTCTTGTAGCCTTGAATATTGGTACAGC is a genomic window containing:
- a CDS encoding lysine N(6)-hydroxylase/L-ornithine N(5)-oxygenase family protein; its protein translation is MTKQIKEYDVLGVGFGPANLSIAIALEEQAKDKGLSYCFLEQKPHFEWHGGMLLDGTRMQISCLKDLVTLRNPTSPYSFVNYLHTKDRLNAFINLGSMNPSRVEFNDYLTWVANQFSERVNYGQRVIDIEAIEENGHSSKVKVTSTDIHGNQTVRIAKNLIVGMGGMPKLPKQFEGHDNEQIIHSSKYKAWRETFKGNSEPKIAIVGAGQSAAEIFVDLTNRYADGEIHMVNRRFALHPADDSPFVNEVFDPDFTDHMYESTQEQRDHILSRFSATNYSVVDTEELNTIYELLYLQKVTGEGKHQHLRCHDIQEVAQKDDKVALRLNDTINKTQVWNEYDAIILATGYRYDEFNQMLSSIEPLIDSKSVGRSYQLDMKPSCDVKIFLQGCCESSHGLSDTLLSVLAVRSKEIVDALLFSSNQTVETEKA
- the glpT gene encoding glycerol-3-phosphate transporter, whose translation is MFGIFKPMAHIDRLSSDKIDSTYTRLRWQLFLGIFVGYAGYYLVRKNFSLAMPYLIEQGFSRGELGVALAAVSIAYGLSKFLMGSVSDRSNPRYFLSGGLLMSALVMFCFGFMPWATGSITAMFILLFLNGWFQGMGWPACGRTMVHWWSRKERGEIVSVWNVAHNVGGGLIGPMFLLGLWAFNDDWRTAFYVPAFFATLVAVFVWFTVRDTPQSCGLPPIEEHKNDYPDDYDKSHETEMTAKEIFFKYVFNNKLLWSIAIANAFVYLIRYGVLDWAPVYLKEAKDFSVDKSSWAYFLYEWAGIPGTLLCGWISDKLFKGRRAPAGILFMVLVTIAVLVYWFNPAGNPTVDMLALIAIGFLIYGPVMLIGLYALELAPKKAAGTAAGLTGLFGYLGGAVAANAVLGFMVDHYGWDGGFTILVGACIASIICLIYAFLGERAHHKQKDLEREEEALAQ
- a CDS encoding DUF3297 family protein; amino-acid sequence: MSDTNSRPALPDHLAGNPRSPHHVAECFEYPIGIRLNGKERTDVEEYCISEGWVKIPSPKALDRFGQPMLITLKGTVEAFYIDA
- a CDS encoding acetyltransferase, whose amino-acid sequence is MTGKHQPLNTLPDGQSVSLSEAQDSYCVEVSSGVIEVVRETNQFWRLIQMTALNTEQLSAFAILCSANPEIRTIELGQFKSEVLDSLCFETAEGLKVLWREAVMQTPDLWLKNQNHNLYPHKQILDAAGYHPARPKPLLGELYRRYIPDLNAVLTLEGLDFDKHLTLFNKWQNSQRVANFWEQTGSLEEHKQYLEESLKNTKNQLLIVSLDNQPFAYVEVYWTKEDRIAPYYAAGDYDRGIHMLVGEESHRGAHKVAAWLPSVCHFIYLSDPRTEKIVSEPRADNDKMIGYLQKYGFAKVKEFEFPHKRAALMCQLKDSFFSNEF